CAAAGTCAGCCAACTAATAATGCTGGATAGCTAGTAAGCTCAGAAAAGCTAGTCTCGTTAGCAGCCTTTGCCCCCAGTCGGTGTCTTAACCAAACCTGGTGAGAAACTTGTTCAGTTTGATGTAGCCTTGCTTATTTGGCAAAGTACTTATCTTCACAAACATTGTTCATACTATCTGATGAATCAATAACGGTCGCTTTTGATTTCGGCTTAAGTAGAACGGGATATATCCTATAGCACTAGATgtaaaatcatgttttatatgtttgcCAAGAGGGATGTGGGACTTTTATACTGAACAGTTAGTGAAGTTGAAATCTTAGTGAAATAATGgacttgtattttttttttatgaatacTGAAATGTAAAGTGGATGCTTGTACTCTTTTAAAAGGAGTTGCTATCGTGTTACATAAGAGTATGTCTGCCGAGAACCTGCCAGATTTTAATCTTCAGAAACCATGAAAAGATGCTTTCACGGACTTTCCCGAACGTTACTGACGTGAGAAAATGTCTCCGCAGGTTTTGTTTTGAACGTGATTGATTTCACTTTCTCTTTGCGACCATGTGCCTAATACTCAGTGAAGCAttggcagaaaaacaaacaacagagtATTGAATTTAGTTAAACATTTCCAAACTCCATTTCTCATACTTTCTTACAGAAAAAAGCTTGGGACATGGACAGTTACGGCAGAGGACGACCATGGGGGAAGTTAGTCAAGGTGGACTCCAGTGAAACTGTCCTGCTTTTCAACAGGGAGTGCACAGTTGGCAGAAAAAAAGGTAGGTTTTGTTTCCATATGTTATGAGCATGAGTGATAAAGATTTGTCCCCACCTTTTTAATCTCGTTTCAGAAATGGttgttaacatttttttatcctgcttttaaaaagacagccCTGTCTGTAGCGTAGacatttttgtcagtgtgtgcagccTTAGAAAACCTCCCccttgaaaacacaaagacttcTTTAGTGCACCAAACTTAGACAGGCCCTTGTGGTGATAACAAAAGGCTTCCATTGAGAACATGTGTGCAGAATATtaagtagattttttttgtgtgtgggttttGCGTAAGAAAAGGTTAGGCCTATATTTCCCcctgtgtctgctgctttgttgtcGAGGGCTTCTGGCTTCTACTTTTTTTGCAATGCAAAGCGACTAGTCTTAATTGGTCAGGTTATGTCTGGGTaataaaaggttttaaaaaatgtcatggGAAGGTGAACCTCAATAGAGTTGTGGAATGgtcagagggggaggaaaaagaaatgaacacGAGAGCACGCGTTGTGCTTTTTAAACAGATGAATAAAGGGccctaaaaactgaaatgtaatcTGTATGACGTCTACTGTGTTTTCACTATTATTTCTTCGCCAGGATGTTATCTGTCCTTTCCAGCCAACAAACTGGTATCAGGGGAGCACTGCAAGATTGTGCAAGATGAAAGCTCAGGGGTGGTGTGGCTTGAAGACATGAGGTATTGTATTCACCCATCAGAGAATTCTAACTGCAGTACCATCAGAGCGTTATTATAATAGGTCTGTGGGGCACTGTTGGTTAGCAATTCAATGCAACAAACATTAGAAGTTACATATTTGTTTGAAAGAAAGattgtgcttgtatttttaGCACTGTTCAGGTGCACTCTCCTGTATGATCTGACACTTTCATAAAGCACGTGAAACCATTGCATTGTACAGTGACACATTGTCCCATTGCACTTTTGTCTGTAGCACTAATGGCACGGTGATCAACATGTCCAAACTGGTCAAGAAGCAAACTCACATGCTGGAGCATGGCGATGTCATCTACTTTGTATACAGGAAAAGTGAGCCAGAGCAAAGTGAGTTGTCCTGTTGTTAGCCACGTGGAGTTGTAGTTATGTAATTTTATGAGAGGGAAAGACTGACAACATCTACTCTTGTCACCCTGCAGACATTGCTTATGTTTACCACTCAATCAAAACGGAGCAAGCTATTTCACAACATAGTTATGGTAAGTAGTTGAGTAATTGTCCGCAACTCCTTTGTCGAATGAAGCcacttttatttcacagctaCATTGTGGTTCACTAGTAATGCTCAGCCTGTATTTAAATTTCAGACACAGAGAGTTCAGCCCACagtcctgctcctcttccacctTCAGAGATGTCGCTCTCTGTGGAGCCTGTAATGCTCACAAAGGCTCCTCGTGACCCAACTCAGGAGGAACCTCagccctccacctccacttccCACTTCTGTATCGGGAACCCTTCCACTTGTGGTCCTAAGGCAACCCCAGCCTGTCCTGCCTCTGGTAGGTTCTCTGCTAACACAGTGCTGAAGAGGACGGATCCATTGTAGCGAGAGGAAGAACTTTTCTGTCAGCTTTCCCTCTGGAaaggtcctcttccatggagtctgTCATGTTGCACTGTCATGTTTCTACAGttgcccagaacagacaaactaACCACTGGCTCTAGAGAAGACCTTTCATGAGTTTCACAGCCAGGAAGGGAGGTTGAGGCGAGGGGgattcagttggttgcaatctgcaaactCTgcaaatcttacacactggttCTTGAAGTATACATTTTAGTtgcttgtacttgagtattttcattttctactaCTTAATACTTCTCACAGGCAAATATTGTGCTTTCTACTTGACTAcattttgtctgacagctttaattaACACTTACTTTTCAGATCCCGTCAAGTGAAACTcatgtatctccagatgtgttggtTTGTGATAAACTGCACAATTTTGCCCTTTAAAGTGTTATTTAAGAGGTCTTAAAAGTCTTAAATTTCACTTGTTTATACCTGTAGACACGTTGTGttctggactatttcttggttTGGAGCAGTGACCTCCCAaagtctctgctggttgtctGGTGGCCTCATGGTCATAAaaagactccaggaagtgacTTCTTCCGGCCAAGAAAGAGTCTGGCACATAGCCCGCCCGCCCGTTAAATCGCAACATGTTGTCTTTACACTTCAGTGTTTGTACCTCTGGACACAGCCAAGCTAGCTGTGACCCCAGCCTTGGTCCTAAGCTGAGCtactattcctttaaaggtaGTAACATAGGCATTGTTACATTAGCCTATGGCCTCAGCTTCGGCTATGTTGGATTAATCCATAAGTAGTTTATTTTGATTGTCTAAAGTAGGGGTGGTTTATAAGGCCTTAAAATAATGTCATTGCAAAGTATTtatgaaaatataataataatataagtgCAATAAGCTCATTTCAGCTGGTGTGGTCAGATTCAATGAGCCAGCCTCTGTGTTTCGTCTGTGTGGTCGATGGTGAGTTCACGGGATGTTcgaggagcagacagagaggcagagctgtgACTCTGTGCTCTTCTTTTAAATTAACTCTCTGATCACAGTCATCACAGTCATTGATGGAAACAGACATGCTGATGTCAGTCAGCTGATTGCAGCTGATCAACGCTGAAATTTAAACTAACTTTAGCTGTAAATCGGCTAGGGATCATCACTTTGTCTTCAGCCTGGTGTTTAACTGTCTGCTctcatctgctgtgtgtgttgactcGTGTGTCCCGGCTGACTGATTAACTGAGCCATTTCTTCCAATTTTCCCAACCTTTAAAGATTCAGTTTAAGTTaagttacatttttatttttttagaatGCTGGGAGAATGCTGCTCTGAATAATTACCCCCAAAGTGCTTGTgacagataagataaaactctatttatccccagccaggggAATTTGGGCATTACAGACTGCTGTAAATAGTCCTAATGGAAACCACATTACAATATTGTTAGTAATTTGATATGATGATTTTTGATATAATCTAGAAAAATACTGGTACTGTCCTGAATGATATGATATGACACACCTAGCTTAGACTTTTTTAACTAAATTCCTCCATCATTGACAGTATGTACATTAAAACCAACAGTGTGAAGTATTACCAGGATTATTTGACCCAGGATTGTCATTCCTCCATCTTATCAGGCCAAGCTGAAGATGCTGCTACAGCCCAGGAAACAGACATGGACAATATGGAGCCGGAaagcaagaggaggaaaacTGATGACAGTAAGTTTTTTATACATATGTACTCACTGTGATCACTGTGGTTTTCTTTGATTCACCACATTAGATTTTgggtcccttttttttttgggtggcAAAATGACCAGTGCAAGCAGTGCTTGATTTGGTGTCATTTTGGTATTTTCCTGGCCTGCCTGTGTGGTATTTTTGTGCCAAGCACAGAGGGCACAGGTGGTGCACAAGTGGAAGGAGAGGCTCAAACAGGTGGGAAGTTCAGTCAAAGTAAGCAGCTCAAAGTGAGTGGTTGGTATTTTGGTGGAAATTGGGGAGAATAGACATCTCAGAATTCAAATGAACTACTAAGAAATAATGAAGTAATTATTGAAATGCTAATGGTTTATGTTAATTAAACTGTCCCCAGCCAGCAAAtgccatttaaaaaatacagtttaatgtGGTTGAGGCAGGAACGTTGCTATGTGGTTTGAATTTATTAAATAATCTGAGTGATTGTTACAGGATCTGTTGTCCACAGCCGCTTTATACCAAATGAAATGCTTCTCCTTCAGTTCATGAAATCCTTGTtacctgaaggcagcagagacTGGTCGGCACATTGATCATgacctccttttttttaagataCGATATAACTGTTTACAATGTGAAGACTGAAAAAGCGTTGgattgatgtgttttcattaattGCTTCaccaaaatgtgcttttaaatgatttgtttctATCGTCATTAAATTAATTAGCCGCTAAAAGCCCCGCACCATCTGCCTTTGGCTGCAGATTCATGGggctgtgtgttcatgttgtgcCACTTGGCACCATCCAGACAACAGTGTGACTTTTCCTGGAGAAGCCGGCTCTTCAGTTGTTGAACTGATGTGGTCATGCTTCACTGTGATTGgcacagctgtttcagagctgtGAGGTCagtgatgtgattggctgagagtgTATTTAGTATTCACCACAATCTTTATTCACCTTCAGCCAGCCCTTTTGTACTtgcactgctgcacagacatgagGCAGAATAGCACGTGTGTTTGAAGACGCCCGCGCAGTCCGAGCACATTGCACTGGTCGTTATGGTGCACAAATAAAATGAGCCTCTTTGTGTCTTATCAGAACTTTACTTGGAGCTTTTGTTCCTACCCCAAAAACTTATTTTAAACAGCCTTGAAACCTGCCCAAAAATGCAGACTCTGTGTAGCATATAACATAAAGTTATTGTGTTTACAGATAAAGATTATGATTTGGCACACACCTCCAGTACACAAGCGGTCGGTTCAAGTAAGGGAAGTCCTGGGAGTCTCTTGTCTAAACCACCGGTGGAAGGGACTAAGACGGATAAGATGGAGGAGAGCCTGACATGTGTTATTTGCCAGGACCTTCTGCATGACTGTGTCAGGTAAGATCTCAGAGACCATGACATTCAAACAGATGTCCAAGGGGCTTGAACCCTGCTTTGCGCCTCTCTAAGGCATGTCCAACAAATGCCACATGTGCCCGTGAGTTTAATTCTCAGTCTCTTGTTTTTGCATTAGCTTGCAGCCCTGCATGCATGTCTTCTGTGCTGCCTGCTACTCAGGCTGGATGGAGCGTTCTTCTCTCTGCCCCACCTGCCGCTGCCCTGTGGAGAGGATTCGGAAGAACCACATCCTCAACAACCTGGTGGAGGCCTATCTCATCCAGCACCCAGGTTTGCACAGATAAAGATTATTTTAATAGCAGCTTTTAATCATAACACATTGccactttatttcatttgaaatgccAGCACCTGTGTTGCCTTCTACTGAAAAGATTCAAAATAGATGGGAAATCACCTTACATAACAAGCTTTTTAAAATTGTCAGCAAAACAAGGCTGTggctgaggtttttttttatcaaagctGTCATGATAGAGATTCACACAAGAGAGAAGAAATGCATTTAAGCAACACCTGCTTAGCTTGTGTAATTTCCAAAATGGAACACATTCTGCCAAAATCTCATCAGATACTGACATTTTCTACGTTTGTTTGTCCGACAGAGAAGTGTCGCAGTGAGGAGGACCTGAAGAGCATGGACAGCCGGAACAAGATAACTCAGGACATGTTGCAGCCAAAAGTTGAGCGCTCTTTCTCTGACGAGGAGGGCAGTTCAGATTACCTCTTTGAGCTCTCGGACAATGACAGCGACTCCTCAGACATTAGGTAAGAGGTCTGGTTGTTTGTAACCAGTGTTAATAGTGCTAattttgatttagttttagtctttttaatcaaaatataGATTAGTTTTTGTTCTGACATTTTAGTCTCATTTTTGTcacttatttttaatttttatatcTTCAGAGCATTTTGAGGCTACAGCTGTTGCCATGTTTGTTGTGTGCAGTTATGATGGTTGCAGGTCAGGGTCTCAGCTATCATAAGACCGTTTTCcgtgttctcacacacacacacacacacacacacacacacacacgtcactctgctctgcagttATAGAACAGAGTGACTCTGCTCAGTAAATCCAGTTATTATAAACTCTGGCTATTTGAACAGAACGCTCACTCTCTTTTGTTCCTGCTCACctagtgttagcattagcacgGCTACCTGTTCACTGCAGAGCAGGGAATCATTCAGAAGCTGAATTCACTCTACTGGTCACTAAAACAACGATCACTCAGGGTTTAACTGGAAAGGAGAAGCTGAAAGGTCAGATAACGTAGTGATATTTCTGTAGTGAACATATACAAGAAGATTTAGATGGTTGACTGTTGATTAATGATGGAGCTAGCTCCTTCCTTCTGATAGCAACATGACAGATAGCAGACTGAAAGTAACTTTAATGTCACATCCATAGCCACAGTTAGCtccttagcttagctttgtataaatgtctgtgtgttttcatgtttgccagctgttttgaaaatgaaatgaaataagcTGAAAGCAAATAAGCAGAAGTTATGGAAATGTTCACAGGCCTACAGGAGGCCATGAATGTgcacaaagtgtgtgttcatgaactGTGAAAAACATTAGCTGAACTATGAAAACATCAATGGTATAAGAATACTGTTGGAAAGGTCATCAATgttgaaaaacagttttttgccTGTTTATCGAACAGTTCTCCACGTGattgtcctctgtgttttctgtccccAGTCAGCCTCTGGTGATGTGCAGACAGTGTCCTGGCTACAGGAGGGAGGTCAGTCATGTGCTGTTTGCTACAGGTTCAAACTACTGGCTCCCTGGTCTGCCAGCTCCACCACCTGTACCTCCTCCACCCAAACCAGCAGCTGAGGGATCTGAAAAGCCCACAGGGGAGCAGCCTTCAACATCCTCGGACATCCCCTCAGGTGATAAGTGTAGATTAGGGGCAAGGATCAGTAGCTGATGCCAAACTTTTCACTCCATAGCAAATTGCAGGGTACAGTATTCTGTCATAATCCTGATCCAGAAAACATGACAGCGTGTTCAGTATTTGGAAATGCATTTAGGATTCTGTCCCACTTTAGGACAACTGTGAGGATATCTTCACATCTTGGCTTCTATCTCAAACCTTTTTCTGctcctgttgtgtctgcagctcctcaggAGTACCGCTGCCCCCCTCAGGGCTGCCATCTCATCTGCACCTGCTGCCTCCAGCCAATGCCAGACCGACGGGCCGAGCTCAACAGCCAGCAGGTTATTGCTCAACAATGTGAGTGGTCCCTGGACGTGTTAGTCCCTCTGCAGTCATGTAATGTAACGATGTTTAGAAACTCTGATACTGTTACTCAGTAGTCAGTGCTGGTACATTTTAAATTGTGTAAGGCTATTCAGTTTTAAGACACATTTGATATAAAGATACTTTGAAGTATGCAGTACATG
The DNA window shown above is from Chelmon rostratus isolate fCheRos1 chromosome 5, fCheRos1.pri, whole genome shotgun sequence and carries:
- the chfr gene encoding E3 ubiquitin-protein ligase CHFR; translated protein: MDSYGRGRPWGKLVKVDSSETVLLFNRECTVGRKKGCYLSFPANKLVSGEHCKIVQDESSGVVWLEDMSTNGTVINMSKLVKKQTHMLEHGDVIYFVYRKSEPEQNIAYVYHSIKTEQAISQHSYDTESSAHSPAPLPPSEMSLSVEPVMLTKAPRDPTQEEPQPSTSTSHFCIGNPSTCGPKATPACPASGQAEDAATAQETDMDNMEPESKRRKTDDNKDYDLAHTSSTQAVGSSKGSPGSLLSKPPVEGTKTDKMEESLTCVICQDLLHDCVSLQPCMHVFCAACYSGWMERSSLCPTCRCPVERIRKNHILNNLVEAYLIQHPEKCRSEEDLKSMDSRNKITQDMLQPKVERSFSDEEGSSDYLFELSDNDSDSSDISQPLVMCRQCPGYRREVSHVLFATGSNYWLPGLPAPPPVPPPPKPAAEGSEKPTGEQPSTSSDIPSAPQEYRCPPQGCHLICTCCLQPMPDRRAELNSQQVIAQQCALCQRPFCHMYWGCQRIGCQGCLARFSELNLTDKCLDGVLSNNNYESEVLQNYLSSRGKSWRDLHQESLQSLQQGSYCLTDSRISAETVLCFCCGLRAFKELAYKYRQNIPSSELPAAVTSRPDCYWGRNCRTQVKAHHAMKFNHICEQTRFKS